TGAAATGTAACCTTATATAACTAGATTTTTCcggaaacttaaaaaaaatgttttatataaATTAAGGCgataaacaataataattaataattaaaaagtgttggggggggggggggggggcagtttttaaattattatgGCAACCACTTGGGGGAAAAGAAGATCAAGCTAGTTTCCCATGTTTTGCAGAAGGAGCAGCTGATCTTAGGAAGTGGAAGAACCGGCCTACGGAACATAGGAAACACAGTGAGTTTGTCACAGTAAACTTCAAGTCGTCTTCAGTGGAAATGAAGCTGTTTCATTCTTCTTTGTCTCCCACTCAGTGTTTCCTGAATGCAATAGTGCAATGTTTGTCTCACACGTGTGGCCTGCGGGACTACGTCCTCCTGAAGCGATACAGACAGGAGAAGTGTGCCAAAGAGGATGCCAAACTGACAGAaggttcctgctcctctcctgcatctTCTTCTTTATCGTCTCTTTCCTCCTTGATCACATCCTTTGCTTCCCTCGTCCCCTCCTATTTCACCTTCCTACTACTTCGTTCCTCCTCATGCTCCAGCTTTCTCTCAGGTGCTGACAGGTCTTTGGGAGGAAGCTGAGGCGGTATCTGTTGTAAATCCGCGTCAGTTTTACAATGTTTTCAAAGAAGCGGTGCCATACTTCAGTGGATACAGGTGAGAATATCTTTGGAACAGGCGGCACAGGTTTTCCCAAGTAGTTTTTTTCcaagtatatattttttaaacactcgtgtgatttttaaaagaaaaatctttttttactCTATGTAAATATAAAATTGTAAAAATACAATTTGTGCCAGTAATAATAAACCATAAACTGGCAGAATTAACCTTAAAAAGTCTCCTTGGAACTTTAGAGGAAAATAAATTTCCATATTAATGAGAACTATTATATCAATTATAATATCACACAAATGCTATTTCTTTTATCGCcagaaaataacttttattATCACCTCAGGAAGACAGGCAGTATTCTGATATTTAGTCTCATTAAAGTAATTTTTTATTAATAAACAGCCCAAAATCTCCTTGTTTTGCACAGTCAGCAGGATGCACAGGAGTTCCTCAGGTTCTTATTGGACAAGCTGCATGTGGAGATCAACCGCAGACCCTATGTTCGCCGCACGGTGAAGGAGACTACTCAGAAATACGCCAGATTTAGGTAAAGCCTGAACAGTATTTTTtatttggtgtgtgtgaaagtgtttgattttcatttctttccatAGGATATCAGAAGAGGCTGCTGTCATGTGGAAAAAGCACTTAGAGAGAGATGACAGCAGAATAGTAGGTAAGGAAGGGGCCTGCGCTCGGTTCCACGGGTCCCTTTAAGCATCTCACAGCTCCGgccattttcctcccacagacctgTTCTCAGGACAGTTGCGCAGCTCGCTGCATTGCTCTGTGTGCTCCCACTACTCCAACACGTTCGACGTGTTCTGCGACCTGTCTCTGCCCATCCCCAAGAGGAGCTCTGGGAGGGAGGTGATGCTAAAGGACTGCCTGGACCTCTTCTCTCAGGAGGAGAAACTAGACAGGGAGAATTCACCAGTAAGTTTGTGTGAAGTGTCCATAAAAATGGGCAACAGAGCACCGGATTGTCTCAAagagagttaaaaaaaagctgaacaTTGAAACTTATTTAGGTATATTCAGCATCACTAATAGCTCAGATGCtgatccatgcatccatgcatccctccatccatccatctatccatccatgcatccatgcatccatgcatccctccattcatccatccatccatccatgcatccatccatccatgcatccatccatccatccatccatccatccatccatgcatccatgcatccatgcatccatgcatccatgcatccatgcatccatgcatccatgcatccatgcatccatgcatccatccatccatccacttttGCATTCATACTTCTTTGTGGCCTTTGTTCTGTGTCTGTCAGATGTGTGAGAGGTGTACCCGGCACACAGAGTGCACCAAACGGCTCTCCATCCAGAGGTTTCCCCAGGTGATTGTGATCCGTATCCTTGGCAACGATATGTGTTTACTTGCGCGCCGGCTTCATCAAGGTTGTGTTTGCGCCATTCTTCTATGAGAATTCTTAACAATCTTCTCCAGACTTGAATCGTTTTACGATGTCTCGGTGGTCAATTAGTAAAAGCACCGTGTACGTTTCCTTCCCGCTCACTAACCTGGACCTCGGACCTTATGGACCTGTCGACTGTGGTAACAAATCAAACTCTTGTTTCAGACATCTGCTTCACACATCCATTTGTGATCATTTATTCACTGTACTCATTATATACTTTAACTTGTTGTTGTAGGTATAGATCATTATTTTTATACCCAGAGACTACAGGAACACACAATCTATGGTATCATCAGCAACACAGCTAAAATAATGATTTACTTCGGGGGGATTTCCAGCTCATTTTTCCTTCACTTAACATGCTGTTGAATGTAAAGACATATACAGGTAGTTGTAGAGCTGCCATAACTAAGTCATGAGATACCAAATCTGACCACATTTCACCAATCGTGGATTTCCAGCAATTTCCCCTCATCAGCTTATCAGCCGTTGCAAACGGAAACAGGAAATAATTATCAGATAAGTTGAAATTGAATAAGCTGTAGTTGATATAACACATTCATTGACTTGTGATGACACAAAGCTTGGAAGAATTCGGTGATTTCTGTCATGGATTTATACACATTCAACTCACCAGAAAAAAATCAAGGGAGCATTTTTACACCTTTATAGGTAGTACATTTTATACACATGGAATTGTTTTGGTTATTCATAGACAGAGAACTATAACATCTTTTTCAAGACTGTAACTTTGTAAGTCATTACATTGTTATGTGATCCCACAGGCCCAGTTCTGTATGATTTATATGCAATATGCAACCATGTCGGGACTGTAAACATGGGCCATTACACAGCCTGCTGCTTAGATGAAAATGGCTGGTGTCTGTACAATGACTCCAGGTGAGAAGTATgtttaaataatacatttaaaatctGGCTGTGTTTTGCCTTTTTCAATTGTGCCTTCCTCTAACCACCAACAGTGTGACTCCAGTATCTGAAAACCAGCTTCAGACCAACCAGGCATATGTACTGTTCTACCaacgcagcaacagcagcggtggcagcagcagcaccgctaCCAGCATCAGGAAATAGACCTGAGAATGGCTGCTGGCTCatcctcagccaatcagagccgcTGTACCTCCGGTGTCCATAGAAACAGACCGATTCAGCAGTGCTGTAACTCTGGGGTCTATGAACTTCTCGAAGTGCTGAAATTAACTCTGCGATGCGATGCACAGTTTAGTGGGACTTGCAGATGACTTTCACCACCAGACTCATGAAGAGGAGAGTGTTAGCGTGACAACTCACGCACCACTAATTTCATGCTATACACAATGGACATTATATGACTCACTtatgtgataaaaaaaataacaaattcTCTCACTGAAGTAGAAAGAACTGATTCAATTGTACAACCGAATGTATTGTAATCTATGAACTGTTCTTTGAAAACAATAAACAccatattattgttgttattttaggaGCTGTTGTCCTGGTAGTTACTGCAGTAGTTGTGATGAGATCTATTCCCAGCATATGACTTGACTACTCCTTATTTTGAGATAATTGAAAGCTACTTTTGACAGTCATTCCTCTACACTGTGGCGGCAGATAGTATAGCAACGTTTACGCAACAGCATTTACATTTAAGTGCACTTTTACGCATGCAGGCAAAGTTTTGAGTGGgcgctggaaaaaaaaaacccatcctcaaaacatccagttcttgtGCGCATGCGCCCCAGTGGTGGGCGGAGTTTTCCAGTCggtcaggaagaggagaaaggcgGACACAGAAACACCAAGCGGTAATTATTTTTCAGCGATAGCTATTAAACTGTAAGACGATTCTCATTTCCTCCTTAGGAGGGTCGCGGTAAAACGACGAAGTTTGTAGATTTGATTTTGGGTTGGGAAGAAAATGTAAGCGGCAGCTGTCAAAACTACAATAAGCAGCGTTAGCATTGTTGCTAACTAAGGTTAGCTGGTTTGACAGGCCCAGACTACATTGCACAGCCTCTCGGCAGCACAGCGCGGAAATGTTTTCTGTTTACACCCTCTGCCGCTAAGACACCTTCCTTGTCTGTTAACTGGGTCGTTTTTGTGTGTATATGCCCTTATATTTAAGGGAaacctaataaaaaaaaaaaatccaccacACTATTCTACGAGCTGCTAGTTTTAGTCATGTAAACCCAGCTATTACTTTGTCATCATGTGAACTAAGTGAAACTTTTAATAACACAGGAAGCGTTTCATTTGTGCAATAAGGTTAAAAGTCTACTTATTTCTGTATGGCAAAACCGTTTTGGATTAGCTCCTGCATAATGCTGACATCTGTTTAACCTATCTGACGGTCTAACTTGAACTTTTTACAGATGGCTGCTATCAGGAAGAAGCTGGTGATAGTCGGGGATGGTGCCTGTGGGAAAACCTGTCTGCTCATCGTCTTCAGCAAGGACCAGTTCCCAGAGGTCTACGTCCCCACTGTGTTTGAGAACTATGTGGCAGACATTGAAGTGGACGGCAAACAGGTGAGAAATGAAGGCATGGCTTAAAAATGTGCTCTGGCGAGGAGGTAGAGGTGTCGCCAATTAGACATATAATCTTATTTTCATCATCAGGATTCTACCAGATGAACTACAGGCTGTAAAATGCTTTTGTTAGAATCTGTAGCTTGAAGAGCGAAgtgaataaattaataaatatgaACACCACAATCTTTAAATTCCTGAAAATTGTGATGAAAAGAATTGCTGTTTCAATTGAATGTcttggttattttattattgtccTTAAAATAACAACCCAATCAAATATTTAGGCATAGTTTTATGAGACTACAGAGTGATAGCTGGGAATTACTCTCAAAGAATGCCATATTTAATTTTCAATGCTTGGCTCTGAACTATCAAGTATTAGAAATATGGATAGCAAAAAACAAACCGTTGACTTCCCATTCTGTTGTAAGGAAGTAGCTACATGGTAGCACAAACCAACTTACAATCTTAGCATAAAACCCCCAAGCTGAGCAGAAGATCTTTCTAGTGTCTGTTCATTTACTTCAGAGTAACAGAGATATATATGTTATATTTAATTCTCCCCATCAGGTGCTACATTACTGTTGAATATAAATCAAAAACATTTCGTGACATTTGTTGAGATAAATagcttggctttttttttttttccaaaaacaatTTGATAGAAGCAGATAGCTAAAGCGTGGGCAAGTGTTGAGGTTATGCTGTTTTACTGTGGTGTGAAGGTGTTAAAGGTTATGGGTGTAATCAGCAAAATGCAGCGAGATAAGTTACCGGGAAGTTAAGATGCTTAGCTAATGTGATAATGAGATCATCATTTAGTTGTGTATATTATTGACTGTTTGTTCATATTTATCTTATGTTTTTAAGGTGGAGCTAGCACTTTGGGACACAGCTGGTCAGGAAGACTATGACAGACTGAGGCCTCTCTCCTACCCTGACACTGACGTCATCCTCATGTGTTTTTCTGTAGACAGCCCTGACAGCTTAGgtaattttttttccttttcttcaagTTAAACCTTGTTTATTAACCACCTtttttatgtatatatgttGCTAACTACTCCACCCTTCCTCTGTTGCCTCTGTAGAGAATATTCCTGAAAAGTGGACACCTGAAGTTAAACACTTCTGTCCAAATGTTCCAATAATCCTGGTGGGGAATAAAAAGGACCTGCGCAACGATGAGCACACCAGACGAGAGCTTGCCAAAATGAAACAGGtcttttgaataaaaatgtatcACTTGTTATTCTGTATATGTGACTTTAAAGCATCATTATTAAAACCAGATCCCAATTACAAATGTGTCTGCAGGAACCAGTGAGATTTGAAGATGGCAAAGAGATGGCCAGTCGCATCAATGCCTCTGGCTACCAAGAGTGTTCTGCAAAAACCAAAGATGGTGTGAGGGAAGTCTTTGAGATGGCGACAAGGGCAGCGCTGCAGGCCAAGAAACGTGGAAAGAAGTCCAACTGCCTTCTGTTATAGGCATTGAGAGGCGAGGGAGCTGCCTTCAAGCACAGATTCCAAAGGCAGCTCCCAGTGATATTTGATAAAGGGGAAATTATAGGGGAGAGCCCTGAAACATTTTGCAGTTGCTCAATTTCTCATCAACCAGTTATCCTCAGCAATTTAAAATGGTCTGAAATGACTTGATAGACTTTTCACTGGTCTGCACATTTAGATTCGGTACCATTTTGTCTTTGTCTATcaaaaaaaacccttcagaCATGCAGGTCCATAAGGCAGACGGTGGCGGCGGGGTGATCTGAGGTTGAGCGACTGTAAATGGGTTGAAATGTGCCATGATTGGAATGAACACAGAAAAGGTCCTTACCAG
This genomic window from Takifugu rubripes chromosome 3, fTakRub1.2, whole genome shotgun sequence contains:
- the usp21 gene encoding ubiquitin carboxyl-terminal hydrolase 21, producing the protein MPGASGVNGEGSCEALCRTLVSQKGLQRETTDISQSVLYTSLMGLLLVADNEKEQLILGSGRTGLRNIGNTCFLNAIVQCLSHTCGLRDYVLLKRYRQEKCAKEDAKLTEAFSQVLTGLWEEAEAVSVVNPRQFYNVFKEAVPYFSGYSQQDAQEFLRFLLDKLHVEINRRPYVRRTVKETTQKYARFRISEEAAVMWKKHLERDDSRIVDLFSGQLRSSLHCSVCSHYSNTFDVFCDLSLPIPKRSSGREVMLKDCLDLFSQEEKLDRENSPMCERCTRHTECTKRLSIQRFPQVIVIHLNRFTMSRWSISKSTVYVSFPLTNLDLGPYGPVDCGPVLYDLYAICNHVGTVNMGHYTACCLDENGWCLYNDSSVTPVSENQLQTNQAYVLFYQRSNSSGGSSSTATSIRK
- the LOC101070117 gene encoding rho-related GTP-binding protein RhoA-C-like, whose amino-acid sequence is MAAIRKKLVIVGDGACGKTCLLIVFSKDQFPEVYVPTVFENYVADIEVDGKQVELALWDTAGQEDYDRLRPLSYPDTDVILMCFSVDSPDSLENIPEKWTPEVKHFCPNVPIILVGNKKDLRNDEHTRRELAKMKQEPVRFEDGKEMASRINASGYQECSAKTKDGVREVFEMATRAALQAKKRGKKSNCLLL